Below is a window of Pseudodesulfovibrio sp. 5S69 DNA.
TGCGCCGGTGAACAAATTTCAGTATGTAGTTCCGGGTGCGGAAACCGGCAATGTCGTCACGGAAATATGAATATGCGTGACATAGGACCCGTGCGGCCGGGAGGGGCTTGGCCCGGCCTTGTCCGGGAGGAGATGCGGATGTGACTGGGCTGGTGCTTGGTGTGAGTGACCGGCTCCCGTCCCGCGTTGATAACCGCGGCCTCCATGACGTTGTCCGGTTCGCGACCCTTGGCGGCCCCGAGGTGCATGTCCGGGAGCGGGTCAGGTGGCCTTCGCCGAGCTGCCCGGCATGCCGGACGAGCTCGACGTCGGCGTGCGCGAGTCGGGGGCTCGGCGGGCAACGACCACTTCACCAACGACGACATCCGGCGGATCATCTCGCACATCGTCCATTTCGTGAAAGCCTGCGAGGAGCGGGGCGTGCGCACAGGACTTGATTGCATCGTCCGATTGTGCGACCTCAGGATCGAGGATCGGAACTACCTCGAAGGGGTGTCCATGAACTTTTCCGGGGTCCGCCATCCGTCCATCGACGTGCATCCTGACCTGTCCGCGTTCCATTGCCTGTCCATGCGGGACATCTCGGTGCCGGACGTGACGGTCTTTCCCAACCAGGACACCGTCATGTGGCATTTCGCCGAACGGGTGCGCTCCATCCGCAAGGCCAACGTGTCCACGGATTGCCTGACATGCAGGGGCTTCATGCGCCGCTGCCAGGGGGGATGCATGGCCCTGCGCCGTGCCGCGGGCCCGGCCTGCCATGAACCGGACTCCGGCGACGGAGCCAAGGAAGCGTAAAGAATGAGCCAACGGAAGATCGTCACCACCTGTACGCGCGACTGCCCCAACTCCTGCGGGCTCATCGCCACCGTGGAGGACGGGCGGCTGGTCAAGCTTTCGGGCGACCCGGACCACCCCCTGACCGGCGGCGTGGCCTGCCACAAGACCGCCAAATACATCAAGCGCGTGTACAGCGCCGAGCGGATCACCCACCCCCTGCGCAAGGTGGACGGGCAGTGGCAACGGGCCACCTGGGACGAGGTCCTGGATCTGGTGGCCGACAAGCTCAAGTCGGTGGTGGCCGAATCCGGCCCCGAGGCGGTCCTCTATTACCAGGGGTACGGCGAGCGCACGGCCCTCAAGCTCCTGAACAAGTATTTCTTCAACCTGCTCGGCGGGGCCACGACCATGCGCGGCTCCCTGTGCGGCGGCGCGGGGCAGGGGGCCCAGAACCTCGATTTCGGCGAGCGCGTGTCCCACGACCCGCTGGACCACTTCAACTCCGAATCGATGATCCTGTGGGCGCGCAACCCGGTGTCCACCAACATCTCCCTGGTCAAGATCGTCAAGGACATCAAGAAGCGCGGCGGCCGCGTGGTGGTCGTTGACCCGGCGCGCAGCCTGTCCGTGAACATCGCCACCCACCACGTGCGGCCCAAACCGGGGCGCGATGGGTGTCTGGCCATGGCAGCGGCCAAGCTCATCCTCGAGGCCGGGGCCGAGGACCGCGATTTCCTCGAGAACCGGGCCGAGGGCTGGGCCGAATACAAGGCCATCCTGGATTCCCTTTCCGTGCCCGAACTCTGCTCCCTCGCCGGGGTTCCGGTCACGGACGCCGAACTGCTGGCCGACACGCTCATGAACCAGTTCCCGACCTCCATCCTGCTCGGCTGGGGGCTGCACCGCCACGAGTACGCCCACTATGCCATCCGGCCCATCGACGCGCTCGGCGGCATCGCGGGCATCCTCGGTGTGCCCGGCGGCGGGGTCAGCCAGGGGTTCGAGGAGTACGGCCCCTACGACCAGGCATACTGGGGCGACCACCTGCACCCCGACCACCGGACCCTGCTCATCCCCAAAGTGGGCGAGGAGATTCTGAACGCCCGCGCCCCGGAGATCCGCATGATCGTGGTCACGGCGGGCAACCCGGTGTGTATGGCCCCCAACGCGGACAAGATCGTCAGGGCGTTCAAAAAGGCCGAGATGGTCGTCTATTCCGGCCATTTCCTGGACGATACCGCCGAACTGGCCGACGTTTTCTGGCCCGCCACGACCTTTCTCGAAGAGGATGACCTCATGGCCAGCTACGGCCACAATTTCGTGGGCCCGGTCAACCCGGCCATCGAGCCGGTGGGCGAGACCAAGTCCGAATTCCGGATGTTCCAGGAACTGGCCTCGCGCTTTCCGTTCGCCGTTCAATACCAACGGCCCGTGGACGACTGGCTGAAGGCCATCTGCACCCCGCTCTGGCAGCAGGGCACGGACCTCGAGAGCATGCGCAAGGGCCCGTTCCGCCTGGAGGCGCCCATGGTCCCCTATGTGGACGGCGTGTTCCCCACCGAGTCCGGCAGGTTCCGCTTCATGACCGAGTTCGATCCGGCCGTGCTCCAGGACGAGGACCCGGAATATCCCTACAAGCTACTGACCATCGCGCCCCACGGCTACATCTGCTCCGAGCGCACCTTGGCCGAGCACGACGCCTTGCCGGAGGTCGTCCTGAACACGTCCGAGGCCCGCAAGCGGGGGGTGGCGGACGGCGGCCACGTGGTCGTGCGCAGCCCGCACGGCAGGCTCATGGCCCTGCTCAAGGTGGACGAAGCCATGCGCAGCGACGTGCTCATCACCGAGCGCGGGGGCTGGAACAAGGCGGGCCACGGGGTCAATTTCCTGACCAGGGACATCCCGTCCGTCGTGGGCCAGGGCACACCGTTCTACGAGACCCGGGTCACGGTGGAGCCGTGCCCGAAGGACAGGGTCGTCGGTTCCACGGTGCTGGTGGTCCAGCATTCGGACGAATCGCCCGGCGGCAACTTCACCAAGGAACTGGCGCGGCAGGGCTGCATCCTGACCACGGTCATGCCCGCGCAGGGGGACCCGCTCCCGGATACGCCCGGCGGCTTCGACCGGCTGGTGGTCCTGGGCGGCCCGCAGCACGCCTC
It encodes the following:
- a CDS encoding molybdopterin-dependent oxidoreductase; translated protein: MSQRKIVTTCTRDCPNSCGLIATVEDGRLVKLSGDPDHPLTGGVACHKTAKYIKRVYSAERITHPLRKVDGQWQRATWDEVLDLVADKLKSVVAESGPEAVLYYQGYGERTALKLLNKYFFNLLGGATTMRGSLCGGAGQGAQNLDFGERVSHDPLDHFNSESMILWARNPVSTNISLVKIVKDIKKRGGRVVVVDPARSLSVNIATHHVRPKPGRDGCLAMAAAKLILEAGAEDRDFLENRAEGWAEYKAILDSLSVPELCSLAGVPVTDAELLADTLMNQFPTSILLGWGLHRHEYAHYAIRPIDALGGIAGILGVPGGGVSQGFEEYGPYDQAYWGDHLHPDHRTLLIPKVGEEILNARAPEIRMIVVTAGNPVCMAPNADKIVRAFKKAEMVVYSGHFLDDTAELADVFWPATTFLEEDDLMASYGHNFVGPVNPAIEPVGETKSEFRMFQELASRFPFAVQYQRPVDDWLKAICTPLWQQGTDLESMRKGPFRLEAPMVPYVDGVFPTESGRFRFMTEFDPAVLQDEDPEYPYKLLTIAPHGYICSERTLAEHDALPEVVLNTSEARKRGVADGGHVVVRSPHGRLMALLKVDEAMRSDVLITERGGWNKAGHGVNFLTRDIPSVVGQGTPFYETRVTVEPCPKDRVVGSTVLVVQHSDESPGGNFTKELARQGCILTTVMPAQGDPLPDTPGGFDRLVVLGGPQHASDDGKTPHFPALMRLMRDFDAAGKPVAGICLGCQLLARAHGAETWTMPALEFGYVPLSLTEAGRADPVLGQAGPVPPLMEFHEDSFDLPEGAELLVTGAACANQCFRIGKASYGFQFHLELDSIGAEAWFDEFERGDIDTYAKYRTQFSGEFFAEMRSRFPLLVPQSGDFCRNVARNWLKL